Proteins encoded within one genomic window of Sulfurovum sp. XGS-02:
- a CDS encoding RluA family pseudouridine synthase yields the protein MAEKFIVKERSTLLDFLINHLTGWSKKTVKQRLQGSSIAVNGEISTKYDFPLNVNDVVEVGVVKKASTQGQTLHKLEIIYQDKDIIAINKPAGLLSVGNTTESKQHALAILRNQLSRAKKQVKLWPVHRLDRDTSGILLFATSKEMRESVMDKWSIAEKIYLAIVEGYPKEKKGTITQPLRADEREYRMHIGKHPDAKAAVTHYTVKQTTPERALLEVKIETGRQHQIRAHLAWLGHSILGDERYGTKGEKMGLHAKKLTIIHPVNKKPLSFEVDAPRDFYALLN from the coding sequence GAAAAGTTCATCGTAAAAGAAAGATCCACACTCTTGGATTTTCTTATTAACCATCTTACCGGCTGGTCCAAAAAGACTGTAAAACAGCGTTTGCAAGGTTCAAGTATTGCTGTAAACGGTGAGATCAGCACCAAATATGATTTCCCTTTAAATGTCAATGATGTCGTAGAAGTGGGTGTGGTTAAAAAAGCTTCGACACAGGGACAGACACTGCACAAATTAGAGATCATCTATCAAGATAAAGATATCATCGCGATCAATAAACCTGCGGGGCTTTTGTCTGTCGGGAACACGACAGAAAGCAAACAGCATGCCCTTGCCATACTGAGAAATCAACTCTCCCGTGCCAAAAAGCAGGTGAAGCTCTGGCCTGTACATCGTTTGGACCGTGATACCTCCGGCATACTGCTCTTTGCGACATCCAAAGAGATGAGGGAAAGTGTAATGGACAAATGGAGCATAGCTGAAAAGATCTATTTAGCCATAGTTGAGGGTTATCCAAAAGAAAAAAAAGGGACCATAACCCAGCCCTTAAGAGCGGATGAAAGAGAGTACCGTATGCATATAGGCAAACACCCCGATGCCAAAGCTGCCGTTACACACTATACCGTGAAACAGACTACCCCTGAACGCGCTTTATTAGAAGTGAAGATAGAGACAGGAAGGCAGCACCAGATACGTGCTCATTTGGCTTGGTTGGGACACAGTATCCTCGGTGATGAACGTTATGGAACCAAGGGAGAGAAGATGGGACTTCATGCAAAAAAACTGACGATCATCCATCCTGTAAATAAAAAGCCTCTCTCTTTTGAAGTAGATGCTCCTAGA